From Sinorhizobium sp. RAC02, a single genomic window includes:
- a CDS encoding ABC transporter permease, translating to MTLFRHLAQKSWIWSWIAAFVVWLATISVTGGASAVGLTQAALTFAAFSIIVGIGQMFVITLGPGNIDLSVPATMTLAGTVALKLMNVENGIILPGLAVAILIGVAVGIGNYALIKTLRIPPIIATLSMSFIVQSTAIWTNRGLRIKPPPFLADFTTASTLGVPNVALIALVLSLVAWLLLEKTLYGRWISAIGQSMPAARMAGIPVDGVRFVTYVVCAVLAALAGYLLACFSGGAALNMGSEYLLMSIAVVVIGGTAVAGGDSNVPGIWGASLFMFLVVSMLNTYGLGAGVRLIMTGLIIISVIMLAGGRRPGAR from the coding sequence ATGACCCTGTTCCGCCATCTTGCGCAGAAGAGCTGGATCTGGTCGTGGATCGCCGCCTTCGTCGTCTGGCTTGCGACGATTTCCGTCACGGGCGGCGCAAGCGCGGTCGGCCTCACCCAGGCCGCGCTCACCTTTGCCGCCTTCTCCATCATCGTTGGCATTGGCCAGATGTTCGTCATCACGCTGGGACCTGGCAATATCGACCTTTCCGTGCCCGCCACCATGACGCTCGCCGGCACGGTGGCGCTCAAGCTGATGAATGTCGAGAACGGCATAATCCTGCCGGGCCTCGCCGTTGCCATCCTCATCGGCGTCGCCGTCGGCATCGGCAACTATGCGCTCATCAAGACGCTGCGCATCCCGCCGATCATCGCAACGCTGTCGATGAGCTTCATCGTGCAGTCGACGGCGATCTGGACCAACCGGGGCCTGCGCATCAAACCGCCGCCTTTCCTTGCCGATTTCACCACGGCCAGCACCCTTGGTGTGCCCAATGTGGCGCTCATCGCGCTTGTGCTCTCGCTTGTCGCCTGGCTGCTGCTCGAAAAGACGCTCTACGGCCGCTGGATCTCCGCCATCGGCCAGAGCATGCCGGCGGCGCGCATGGCCGGTATTCCCGTCGATGGCGTGCGCTTCGTCACCTATGTCGTCTGCGCTGTGCTCGCCGCGCTTGCCGGCTACCTGCTCGCCTGTTTTTCCGGCGGTGCGGCGCTCAACATGGGCTCGGAATATCTCCTGATGTCGATTGCCGTCGTTGTCATCGGCGGCACGGCGGTCGCGGGCGGCGATTCCAACGTGCCCGGCATCTGGGGCGCCTCGCTGTTTATGTTCCTCGTCGTCTCCATGCTCAACACCTACGGTCTTGGCGCCGGCGTGCGCCTCATCATGACCGGCCTCATCATCATCAGCGTCATCATGCTTGCGGGCGGCCGCAGACCTGGCGCCCGGTAA
- a CDS encoding DUF4394 domain-containing protein: MTKHFHALTASLAIGLLATTASAAPILGLAGEKTLVLFDTEKPAVSKTMEVGGVDKLLGIDFRPGNKTVIGVTTDHRIVSIDLNTGAATDVAKMDKTLDLSEAPVVVDFNPMADRLRFMTGTTNHRVHPDTGAVTVDGTLAFEEGDMHKGETPNIVAAAYTNSFGKPEKTAMYNLDATIGALIQQTKPNDGTLKAIGKLGLKEKPATYAFDIQGEEGGKNTAYLVAGKILYTISLETGAATEVGAITGVENEVRDIAILPAM, encoded by the coding sequence ATGACCAAGCACTTCCACGCCCTCACCGCCTCCCTCGCCATCGGCCTTCTCGCCACCACCGCGTCTGCCGCGCCCATCCTCGGCCTTGCCGGCGAAAAGACGCTCGTGCTGTTCGACACGGAAAAGCCCGCCGTCTCGAAAACCATGGAGGTCGGTGGCGTCGACAAGCTCCTCGGCATCGATTTCCGCCCCGGCAACAAGACCGTCATCGGCGTCACCACGGATCACCGCATCGTCTCGATCGATCTCAACACCGGCGCGGCAACCGACGTCGCGAAGATGGACAAGACGCTCGATCTCTCCGAAGCGCCGGTCGTCGTCGATTTCAACCCGATGGCCGATCGTCTGCGCTTCATGACCGGCACGACCAACCACCGCGTCCATCCGGATACCGGCGCCGTCACGGTGGACGGCACGCTCGCCTTCGAGGAGGGCGACATGCACAAGGGCGAGACGCCGAACATCGTCGCCGCCGCCTATACCAATTCCTTCGGCAAACCGGAGAAGACGGCGATGTACAATCTCGATGCCACGATCGGCGCCCTCATCCAGCAGACCAAGCCGAACGACGGCACGCTGAAGGCGATCGGCAAGCTCGGACTGAAAGAGAAGCCAGCCACCTACGCGTTCGACATTCAGGGCGAGGAAGGTGGCAAGAACACTGCATACCTCGTTGCCGGCAAAATCCTCTACACGATCAGTCTTGAAACCGGCGCAGCAACGGAAGTCGGCGCCATTACCGGCGTAGAAAATGAGGTTCGCGACATCGCGATTCTCCCGGCGATGTAA
- a CDS encoding ABC transporter permease → MRISSDALRLLIPALSLTVLLAAVFWLQPRAMSYVGLNLLFNLAVPIALATIAQMLIMAVNDLDLSMGAFVSFVACVTATFLRDAPLLGLLILAGAISVYALLGVVIHLRNLPSIVVTLGMSFVWAGLAVLLLPAPGGQAPDWARALMTVKPPVVPMAIVASVVIAVVAHFLVMRSSLGVLVRGVGGNQRSVERAGWSAIFARAAAYGLAGLFAVLAGIALVGLTTSADANIALRYTLLSIAGVILGGGEFIGGRVSPVGAVIGALTLTLAGSFLSFLRISPDWQIGAQGAILIVVLALRLILNRIEVREKRR, encoded by the coding sequence ATGAGGATATCCAGCGACGCGCTGCGCCTCCTCATTCCGGCGCTCTCCCTGACAGTGCTGCTCGCAGCCGTCTTCTGGCTCCAGCCGCGGGCGATGAGCTATGTCGGCCTCAACCTCCTGTTCAATCTCGCGGTTCCGATTGCGCTCGCCACGATCGCGCAGATGCTGATCATGGCGGTCAACGATTTGGACCTCTCCATGGGCGCCTTCGTCAGCTTCGTCGCCTGCGTGACTGCCACCTTCCTGCGTGATGCGCCGCTCCTCGGTTTGCTCATCCTTGCCGGGGCTATCAGCGTCTATGCGCTGCTCGGGGTCGTCATCCACCTGCGTAACCTGCCGTCCATCGTTGTCACACTCGGCATGAGTTTTGTCTGGGCTGGCCTTGCCGTGCTGCTGCTGCCCGCGCCCGGCGGGCAGGCGCCGGACTGGGCACGCGCACTGATGACGGTAAAACCGCCGGTCGTGCCGATGGCAATCGTCGCCAGCGTCGTTATCGCTGTTGTTGCCCACTTTCTCGTCATGCGCTCCTCGCTCGGCGTGCTCGTGCGTGGTGTCGGCGGCAACCAGCGCTCCGTCGAGCGCGCGGGCTGGTCGGCGATTTTTGCACGCGCGGCGGCCTATGGGCTCGCCGGCCTCTTCGCGGTGCTTGCCGGCATCGCGCTCGTCGGGCTCACCACCTCCGCGGATGCCAACATCGCGCTGCGCTATACGCTTCTCTCGATCGCCGGCGTCATTCTCGGTGGCGGCGAGTTCATAGGCGGCCGCGTCTCACCGGTCGGCGCCGTCATCGGCGCGCTGACGTTGACGCTCGCCGGCTCGTTCCTCTCGTTCCTGCGTATCTCGCCCGATTGGCAGATCGGCGCGCAGGGCGCGATCCTCATCGTCGTGCTGGCGCTTCGCCTCATCCTCAACCGCATCGAGGTGAGGGAGAAGCGGCGATGA
- a CDS encoding SMP-30/gluconolactonase/LRE family protein encodes MHSDSPFEIHDPRFLHLIVGSARLEELYTGCRWAEGPVWFSDANQLLWSDIPNQRILRWTPEGGVSVYRQPSNFANGHTRDRQGRLVSCEHGLRRVTRTEIDGSVTVLADSHQGKRLNSPNDVVVKSDGSVWFTDPTYGILSDYEGYRAEPEQAARNVYRVDPESGAIEAVVSDFTQPNGLAFSPDERTLYVADSAASHDPALPRHIRAFDVIDGRRLENGRVFCHIDAGIPDGIRTDVSGNLWSSAGDGVHCFDPAGKLIGKLRVPQTVANLTFGGPRRNRLFITATASLYSVYLAVSGSQHP; translated from the coding sequence ATGCACTCCGATTCCCCTTTCGAAATCCACGATCCGCGCTTCCTGCATCTGATCGTCGGCAGCGCGCGGCTGGAGGAGCTCTATACCGGTTGCCGCTGGGCGGAGGGCCCGGTCTGGTTCAGTGATGCCAACCAGCTCCTGTGGAGCGATATCCCCAACCAGCGCATCCTGCGCTGGACGCCGGAGGGCGGTGTCTCCGTCTACCGTCAGCCCTCGAATTTCGCCAATGGCCACACCCGCGACCGGCAGGGCCGCCTCGTCTCCTGCGAACATGGCCTGCGCCGCGTCACGCGCACGGAGATCGACGGTTCGGTCACGGTCCTCGCCGATAGCCATCAGGGAAAGCGCCTCAATTCCCCCAACGACGTCGTGGTGAAATCCGACGGCTCCGTCTGGTTCACCGATCCGACCTACGGCATCCTCTCGGACTACGAAGGCTACCGGGCCGAGCCGGAGCAAGCGGCACGCAACGTCTATCGCGTCGACCCGGAAAGCGGCGCGATCGAGGCTGTCGTCAGCGATTTCACCCAGCCCAACGGCCTCGCCTTCTCGCCGGACGAACGTACGCTCTATGTCGCCGATTCCGCCGCGAGCCACGACCCTGCGCTGCCGCGCCATATCCGCGCCTTCGATGTGATCGATGGTCGCCGCCTCGAGAACGGCCGTGTCTTCTGCCACATCGACGCCGGCATCCCCGATGGCATCCGCACCGATGTTTCAGGCAATCTCTGGTCCAGCGCCGGCGATGGCGTGCATTGCTTCGACCCGGCGGGCAAACTCATCGGCAAGCTCCGCGTGCCGCAGACCGTCGCCAACCTCACCTTCGGCGGTCCGCGGCGCAACCGGCTTTTCATCACGGCAACAGCCTCGCTCTATTCGGTCTACCTCGCCGTGTCGGGTAGCCAGCACCCCTGA
- a CDS encoding sugar ABC transporter ATP-binding protein — MTGEMRKPVIAVTEARVSFGAVKALDGVTLSILPGECVGLVGHNGAGKSTIVSVINGGLTPHGGGVVGYDGALARYGIAAARARGVRCVFQELSLCPNLSIVENVRLMHRSLDGFGWRRRARAVIEASLAAIFPGHGITSDRTVGELSIAERQMVEIAIAFSDAGVAPRLIILDEPTSSLDASLAEQMLAHVRRFVAGGGSVIFISHILSEILSTADRIVVMKDGRIVAERPAADFSERSLVETMGSMVKGEAPRCAARDLASAPVVLEQSGRGLPFVARSGEIVGLAGLAGHGQTEMLMALHAARSGAWMPARDPAVTFVAGDRRLNGVFELWSILRNLSIASLGDMTRSGLVRTGEEDARGADWKTRIEIRTPDMSNRILSLSGGNQQKVLFARALSTRAPVVLMDDPMRGVDVGTKQEVYEIVRQEAENGRTFVWYSTEMEEVCLCDRVYVFREGAIVAELAGDAVSEANILAASFEGPAA, encoded by the coding sequence ATGACGGGTGAGATGCGGAAACCGGTGATCGCAGTCACCGAGGCCCGGGTGAGTTTCGGGGCGGTCAAGGCGCTCGACGGCGTGACGCTGTCGATCCTGCCGGGCGAATGCGTCGGTCTCGTCGGCCACAACGGCGCCGGCAAGTCGACGATCGTCAGTGTCATCAACGGCGGCCTGACGCCCCACGGGGGCGGTGTTGTGGGCTATGACGGGGCGCTTGCACGCTACGGCATCGCCGCGGCGCGCGCCCGCGGCGTGCGCTGCGTCTTCCAGGAACTGTCGCTCTGCCCCAACCTCTCCATCGTGGAGAATGTCCGGCTGATGCACCGTTCGCTTGACGGCTTCGGCTGGCGGCGGCGGGCGCGGGCGGTCATCGAGGCGAGCCTTGCCGCGATCTTTCCCGGCCACGGCATTACGAGCGACCGCACGGTCGGCGAACTCTCAATCGCCGAGCGGCAGATGGTCGAGATCGCCATCGCTTTTTCCGATGCGGGCGTCGCGCCGCGCCTCATCATCCTCGACGAGCCCACCTCGTCGCTCGATGCCAGCCTTGCCGAACAGATGCTCGCCCATGTCCGCCGCTTCGTCGCGGGCGGCGGGTCGGTCATCTTCATCTCACACATCCTGAGCGAGATTCTTTCGACCGCGGACCGGATTGTCGTGATGAAGGACGGTCGCATCGTCGCGGAGCGGCCGGCGGCGGATTTTTCCGAGCGCAGCCTCGTCGAGACCATGGGCAGCATGGTGAAGGGCGAGGCCCCTCGCTGTGCCGCGCGTGACCTTGCCAGTGCGCCCGTCGTGCTGGAGCAAAGCGGGCGCGGCCTGCCGTTCGTTGCGCGGAGCGGCGAGATCGTCGGGCTTGCGGGCCTCGCCGGCCATGGCCAGACCGAGATGCTGATGGCGCTGCATGCGGCGCGAAGCGGCGCCTGGATGCCGGCACGCGATCCGGCCGTCACCTTCGTTGCCGGCGACCGGCGCCTCAACGGCGTGTTCGAACTCTGGAGCATCCTGCGCAATCTCTCCATCGCCTCGCTCGGTGACATGACGCGCAGCGGCCTGGTGCGGACCGGCGAGGAGGACGCGCGCGGCGCGGACTGGAAGACGCGCATCGAGATCCGCACGCCGGACATGAGCAACCGCATCCTGTCGCTTTCCGGAGGCAACCAGCAGAAGGTGCTGTTCGCACGGGCGCTTTCGACCCGCGCACCGGTCGTGCTGATGGACGATCCGATGCGCGGCGTCGATGTCGGTACCAAGCAGGAGGTCTACGAGATCGTGCGTCAGGAGGCAGAAAACGGTCGCACCTTCGTCTGGTATTCGACGGAGATGGAGGAGGTCTGCCTGTGCGACCGCGTCTATGTCTTTCGCGAGGGCGCCATCGTCGCCGAGCTCGCGGGCGACGCCGTCAGCGAAGCCAACATCCTCGCCGCCTCCTTCGAGGGACCGGCCGCATGA
- a CDS encoding sigma-70 family RNA polymerase sigma factor, producing the protein MAFRPDDPDELEAAVLACARGERSGLRVIFDRESGRLVAVAQRIVRRRELAEEVVQEAFIRIWTHAHQYSRERGSARGWIYAIVRNRALNLLRDGGREEAVDDIEALQDRDHASEVMAAWQMLDRDSRLRECLDGLEETRRSGILMAYVGGYTHGEIAGRLRLPLGTTKSWIRRGLSALRECMS; encoded by the coding sequence TTGGCTTTTAGACCTGACGATCCGGACGAACTGGAAGCCGCGGTGCTTGCCTGCGCCAGGGGAGAGCGAAGCGGGCTCCGCGTGATCTTCGATCGCGAAAGCGGCCGGCTGGTCGCCGTCGCCCAGCGCATCGTGCGCCGGCGCGAGCTTGCGGAAGAGGTCGTGCAGGAGGCCTTCATCCGCATCTGGACCCATGCGCATCAATATTCGCGCGAGAGGGGTTCGGCGCGCGGCTGGATCTATGCCATCGTTCGCAACCGCGCGCTCAACCTGCTGCGCGACGGTGGGCGCGAGGAGGCGGTCGACGACATCGAGGCGCTGCAGGACCGCGACCATGCCAGCGAGGTCATGGCGGCCTGGCAGATGCTCGACCGCGACAGCCGCCTGCGCGAATGCCTCGACGGGCTGGAGGAAACGCGGCGCAGCGGCATTCTCATGGCCTATGTGGGCGGCTACACCCATGGCGAAATCGCCGGGCGCCTGCGCCTGCCGCTTGGCACGACGAAGTCGTGGATACGGCGCGGCCTTTCGGCGTTGAGGGAGTGCATGTCATGA